The Microtus pennsylvanicus isolate mMicPen1 chromosome 5, mMicPen1.hap1, whole genome shotgun sequence DNA segment aagaaaaagaatatagagaataaagttaatggttaaaaaaaaaaaagtaaaagtaaagtctttaaagagacagaataaagtaaagtgatagagtaaaactaagccgcgtaaaaatgaaaattcacaaagagtctggattatgtacattgtgttttctttaaaatttttgactgtgaaggagctaagtacagagagacatttcattatatgggctgcccaatggaaccagaacggatatcatgagggtatgatttcagaatttggatctaaggatatgatactttggaaaagagattcttcttttgttttcacagaggatgagactctatggatttcttctattccgatttggtatgatggaccacgtcctcctgaagggttgctgtgaacatcttcagaaaattgccttgctcaactgccaactgagataaacctggcacacaggttacaccctaaataatctgattaacgacgcccccattcagcaggaagcagtttggagagaaaaaactgcgcccatgttcccaaatatagtttataaatgttcttttacatttaaagggggaaatgatataggtatgaataatttgcattggtatggattttaaggtcaattttgttatatgtataaatgtttctgatgtaacttttacttgataactgttatatgtaattttgctatgttaaagttaaagcctttttttgtttaaacagaaaaaggggaagtgatgggggagtgtcatatatcaatctgttgatttcattgtaagcaataaagaaactgctaggcccattggataggcccacccttaggtgggtggagtagacagaacagaatgccgggaggaagaggaagtgaggtcagactccacagctctcctctccggagcagacacaagagagacgccatgctacctgctccagggaagacgcacaccatgccccagctccgacccaggatggacttaggctagaatcttcccggtaagcgcacctaggggcgctacacagatgattagaaatgggctagtccaggtgtgagaattagcctagaagagaatgggccaagcagtgtttaaatgaatacagtttgtgtgtaattatttcggggcataagctagccgggcagagccggcggctggggtgttgggggacgcagccccgccgccgcccatattactacaaatgacttctcgaattttgcatacaaatggatggaaatagaaaacactattctgagtgaggtaacccagacccaaaaagatgattatgggatgtactcactcataattggtttctaaccataaataagggtcacggagtctacaattggtgatcctaaagaagctaagtaagaaggtgaaccaaaggaaaaatatatagttatcctcttggctatgggaagtagacaaaattgccggggagaaaattgggatcttgggggtggggtgggatgggggtaaggagagatggggagagaaaagggagaaggggaggatggggggaacttggggaaaaaggaggattgggataaaggaaggttggataggggagcacggaagcacaattcttagttaagggagccaccttagggttggcaagagacttgaacctagagtggctcccaggagcccaagccgagttCCCCTgttagttctttgggcagctgaggatagggaacctgaaatgaccctatcctagagcaatactgacgaacatcttgcatatcatcatagaaccttcatctggtgatggatggagatagagacagagacccacactggagcactggattgagctcccaaggtcccaatgaggagcagaaggagggagaacatgagcaaagaagtcgggaccacgaggggtgcacccacccactgagacagtggagctgatctactgggagctcaccaaggccagctggactgtgactgaaaaagcatgggataaaactggactctctgaacatggcaagcaatgagggctgatgagaagccaaggacaatggcacggggttttgatcctacgtaatgtgctggctttgtgggagcctagccagtttggaggttcaccttcctagatatggacggatgggggaggacctaggacttaccacaggcagggaaccctgactgctctttggactggagagggagggggagaggagtggggggagggggagaagggtgggaggagggggagaagtgtgggaggagtaggagggaaatgggaggctgagaggaggtggaaacttgtttgtttttttttccttttctcaataaaaaagaaaaaagaaaaaatgttttcctttataagagttgccatggtcatggtatctcttcacatcaatagaaaccctacctaagacagaagttggtaccagggactgggctGAAATAGACCTGACATGCTTGTGTTTGGAGGAGTTTGAACTTTAGTTCTTTGGGtttggaaagcagtggaatgctttaagcactgcttaatgaaCCATACTGGTAGGAGCATGCAACACAGCAGTGCTAAGAGTTATTTGAAATGTTGGGTTGGGGTCACTCAAGGGGTTTCACAAAAGAATTGCAGTATGTTGTCTAGAGATATTTCCTGTGATGTTTTGATGAAAAAAGTCGCTGTCTTTTGTCCTTGTTCATAGAGTCTGCCTGAGCGttaagtgaagagttttggattaattctgttggcagaagaaatctcaaaatagcctaGTATATGTCATGATATTAGTGTACAAGatgattattccacagcaaatcATTTCACAGAACTTTGAACTCAGAAATACTTAATCCTAAAAATACCAAATACAATCAAGCTGGACATTGTGGAAAACTTGACAGAAATAGCTTCATtactgcaaatatttttaatatgttagagataaaacctttcctttttgttcagaaaaaaaagggggaaatctTGCCAGTATTTGATCATGCAGCAAATCCTGAGATTGTGTTACTTGTTGTGGAATTACTTTAACTAgtcaaagatgtgttgcatttgtttatgctgaatttgtttaattatgtaaaggtgtgttgcttttgtttatgttgcatttgtttacttatttaaagatgtgttgctgtttcaccttgcctgcctaaggtacctacttggtctaataaaaagctgaacaaacaATAattaggcagtagagggataggcggggctgaTGGCAGAAAGAGTaaaagtaggaggagaaatttagcctcgaggagaagaagaggaaagtataagggagaaagaaagggagatttCTGGGAccataagccaggcagtggccaGCTagccagacacaagaagcagaAAAGTAAGATCcacagaatgaaaggtaaaaagccctgaggcaaacagatttttaaaggagaaaagatgagtctaataataaataataaataaataataaatctccatgtgatgatttgggagctagctgtggccccaaagaaagcctgctacagttaATTACTAGAAACCTACTTCtagttgtggtgtggctcagcaCTAGCACATACCTTAATTCAACAGCTTTCTGCttaaatattgtaaacaggaGTATATAAAATCAACAACAGGCCAAGAGGTGGAGCAAGCAACCAGTTAATAGGAAGAAACCATAAAGAGTAAAGAAAGTCaggaggacagagagacacacagaaagtaaAATGTTGGGGGAATTTTTGTTTGAGCTGTGTAGGAGAAAGTCATCTTCTGGGACCATGGcaaaggaggtcagaagagtacCTTCTCTGCCTCTATGAGCTAACAGGTTTTTACCTCCATATCTGGCTCTTGAATCTTTATTGACAAAATAGAACAATAAAGACTTAGTTAGAAACAACACTACATAATTTCACTATGGATGGATAAAACTCTGCTGTGTGTATATTGAGTTTACCCTTTATTTGTTGATGGGATGTTAAACTGGCTCTATAGCTTGGCCACAGGTAACAGGGCCACAGGAAACACAGATATGTAAACACCTCTGCTGGATGCCAACTTAGTTTTTCAGTTGTtttaagtaagaaggtgaattTGGTGGTACCCTGTCTTGACAAGCTAACCTCCTTCTGATTACACAGACATCACTGTCTAACTCATGTCACCTCGTGGGGCTCACGGTTGGGTCAGGAGTTACCTAAACCCCGTTCTTCTGATCACTCAGGAGAAATATGAGCCATAGACACAGCTCTAAATCTGAGGAAGGGCTACCCAAAACTATGAAAGTAAATATAACTCTGAGGGACCCAATGTCAGAGTGCTTTGAGAACTGCAAAATGTATCCAAGGAATTTGAAGAAAGTATACAGGAAAAGACAGTGAAGTCTAGAAACTGGAAATAGAGTGAGATATGACTGAACAGGATCTTCAATattaaatagaattttttaagTGAAGGAGCTAGTAAAATTTTCTTCCTGTGTGTCCAGATAAGCAGTTATATCATTGCATGACCAAATATAGTGTGTGTTTCATGTACAATACCATGTAACTGTGAACATTTCTCATAGAGTTAAGCAAGAGCAACTGAATGGCTATAGGACTCCAGATCAATCCCATTCAGCTCCATGGAGCTGGATCTCTGACCTCAGCAATAGGAAGAGAAGCATCCTTCCCTGTCAGAGCTGAGATGATGAAACCCAAAGAGTGTAATCATGCAGGCATGAAAtgtagcattctctctctctctctctctctctctctctctctctctctctctctctctctctctcttctctctctctctccctcattctctgtttctcttttttaatacAATTCAAAACTGATAATCAAGTTCTGCTCAATagtcaaagaaattattttacaaGAAATTATAATCTCTTTCCTTTAATCCAGTAGTTCCTGAGCCCCACCCTTCACTGACTCTTTGGTAGACTACAATGCCATATAATACAcacttatttaatattttcaattttccaTTAAAGAGATGTTTCACAGAACAAAGAtgatggtattttgttttttttttaaaaaaaagcttcagTGTTCTGTATATTTCAAATGGCTTTAATATAATAGTTCTAAAATCTAATCACCAGATTCAGTCATTAAGGGCTGCTTAAGAGGGCAGCATGGCCCTGGCTTCTACTTAGGAGATTTTTTTGCATAAGAGAGAAGCTGGTGCAGggagtgcttgctgcacagtcTGAGGACAAGGGTTcagctctccagcacccacatttaaaaaaataaagccagctATGACAACATGTGCCTGTACTCCCAGCATTGGAAGTGGAGAAAAAAGGAACCCAgtgactcactggccagccagtgtagccaatcaatgagctccagatgtgatgagagaccctgtttcaaaaaagaaataaattaaccTGAGAGTGATGGAAGAAGGCGGCTGACATCAACCTTTGGCCCCCACACCCTCAGGGCTCTAATCCTCACCTTCCATGCcacttgagacaggatcttctcTTCACCACTGAATACACCAGGTTGTCTAGCCCACAAAGATTCTGCCTCTATCACACACTTGAATTAGACATTCCACCATACATGGCTTTACATTAATTCTAGAtattcatgtttgtgtggcaatcACTTTACTCACTAaacagccatctcaccagctccagcaCACACTTTTTAAGTTGTAGGTTAGTATACTGTAACAAAGACCTCTCAAATACACGGTGGCTTAATCCAAACACAAAGTTATTTCTGTTTCAGATTCAAGTTGCAGTTTGTTACGTAGACAGCATCAGAGACACAGGCTTTTACGCAATGCTACTCTTTCATCTTCTACCAGTGATAATAGTACAATATACCTAAAGAATGGGTGTAGTTAATGCTTTGCCTTGTCTGCTGTTTATTCTGAACAAAAactatgaataaaatttaaacatgagctttttaaaaagaaaatcattatgtAGAAATATAATAATTCCTAGAAAATCTCATCCCTCTGAGGATAAGTTGCATGCAGGCCTAAATCACTTATGCTTGTTGTACGTGAATAAGTAAGTAACATCCACATTACAAGGAATGTGGCACTTTGGCCTGTGACCTTTGTGTCTCCTTTAAGAGACTCTGTGAGACAGTGAGATGCAACCACTACATTGGCTTGCAGATTGTGAAGACACTCTGAACCCCAAAGCAGGCACAGACAGGTATTTGTCATTATTCTTCAAGACAATATTACATGATCAGATATTAgattaaagcaaaaaaaattctAACCCCTAGCTCCCCTGACAACAGTGGAGAATTGTTGGAGTAGGATAGAATAATAAGATGAAAGGGGAATATATATGAACCCAGATTCATCTCAATATGTTGAGCCACATGTCTGTGGGTACTCTTTGCACAGACAGCTAGGAGCAGGAGTATTCACTGCAGAATGGCTTCTGTCCATAAACTCCATGCCGGCCATGAGCTCTTGGCTGAGTCCTTGACAGGGGCCTCTGTAGCCAGTGATTAAGACTTGCTCAGCTTGATGCTTTTATGTAGAACACCTTGAGCACTCGCTGGCGGATCTGACGAGTCTTCACCCCATAAACAAGAGGGTTGAGGGCAGGGGGCACTAGAAGGTAGAGCGTGGCCAGCAGAACATGGACGTGATGGGGAACATGGTGCCCAAAGCGGTGagtgaggaaagaaaacattccaGGTACATAGAAGATGAGAATGACACAAACATGAGACCCACATGTGCTGAAGGCCTTGAGTCTGGCTTCACCCCCTGGGACCTTCAGCACTGCCTGGAGGATGAGGGCATAGGAAATGCCAATGGCCAGGACATCTAGCCCGACCACCAACAGTGCCACTGACAGCCCATAGGCTCGATTCACTGTAGTTTCAGAACAGGCAAGTTTTACCACGGCCATATGCTCACAATAGGCATGGCTTATGACAGTGGCTCTGCAGAAAACAAGGTTCTGCAATAGGATGGGAAAGGGGGTGAGGAGGACCAATCCTCGGACTAGCACCACCATCCCAATGCGCCCTATAATCCCTGGATGCAGGATGGTGGAATGGCGCAGAGGGTGACAGATGGCGACATAGCGGTCCAGAGCCATGGCCACGAGTATGCCTGACTCcatg contains these protein-coding regions:
- the LOC142850856 gene encoding olfactory receptor 52L1; this encodes MALSNSSLRQPQPSFFLVGIPGLEESQHWIALPLGVLYFLALVGNVTIIFIIWTDSSLHQPMYLFLAMLAAIDLVLASSTAPKTLTVLLDLAHEIGYIVCLTQMFFIHAFSSMESGILVAMALDRYVAICHPLRHSTILHPGIIGRIGMVVLVRGLVLLTPFPILLQNLVFCRATVISHAYCEHMAVVKLACSETTVNRAYGLSVALLVVGLDVLAIGISYALILQAVLKVPGGEARLKAFSTCGSHVCVILIFYVPGMFSFLTHRFGHHVPHHVHVLLATLYLLVPPALNPLVYGVKTRQIRQRVLKVFYIKASS